A single region of the Streptomyces sp. NBC_00425 genome encodes:
- a CDS encoding nicotinate phosphoribosyltransferase has translation MNTADLGLPVRVPSTALFTDQYELTMLQAALKAGTAERRSVFEVFTRRLPDGRRYGVVAGTGRVLDAVENFRFDADLLGFLRERGIVDEATLDWLAGYRFSGDISGYPEGEVYFPGSPIMRVEGSFAECVLLETVILSILNHDSAIAAAASRMSSAAGERPLIEMGARRTHELGAVAASRAAYIGGFTTTSDLAAGFRYGIPTVGTSAHAFTLLHDNERDAFQAQVDSLGRGTTLLVDTYDVAEAVRTAVEVAGPELGAVRIDSGDLLLVAHRVRQQLDDLGATGTRIIVTSDLDEYAIASLAAAPVDAYGVGTQLVTGSGHPTASMVYKLVARAESDDPAAPLVPVAKKSSGGKTSVGGRKWAARRLDAYGVAEAEVVGTGDVPDGLAGRGLLVDLVRDGEVVAREPLDAVRDRHVAARAGLPLSATQLSRGEPVIPTEYVHGPSGS, from the coding sequence ATGAACACAGCGGACCTTGGGCTGCCGGTGCGAGTCCCGTCGACGGCGCTCTTCACGGACCAGTACGAGCTGACGATGCTGCAGGCCGCGTTGAAGGCGGGCACCGCCGAACGCCGCAGCGTGTTCGAGGTCTTCACCCGCCGGCTGCCGGACGGCCGGCGCTACGGCGTCGTCGCCGGCACCGGCCGGGTCCTGGACGCGGTCGAGAACTTCCGCTTCGACGCCGACCTCCTCGGCTTCCTGCGCGAACGCGGCATCGTCGACGAGGCGACCCTCGACTGGCTCGCCGGATACCGCTTCTCGGGTGACATCAGCGGCTACCCCGAGGGCGAGGTCTACTTCCCCGGCTCGCCGATCATGCGCGTCGAGGGCTCCTTCGCCGAGTGCGTCCTCCTCGAGACCGTCATCCTCTCCATCCTCAACCACGACTCCGCGATCGCCGCCGCGGCCTCCCGCATGTCCTCCGCCGCAGGCGAGCGCCCCCTCATCGAGATGGGCGCCCGCCGCACCCACGAACTCGGCGCGGTCGCCGCCTCCCGCGCCGCCTACATCGGCGGCTTCACCACCACCTCCGACCTCGCCGCCGGCTTCCGCTACGGCATCCCCACCGTCGGCACCAGCGCCCACGCCTTCACCCTGCTCCACGACAACGAGCGGGACGCCTTCCAGGCCCAGGTCGACTCCCTCGGCCGGGGCACCACCCTCCTCGTGGACACCTACGACGTCGCCGAAGCCGTCCGCACCGCCGTCGAGGTCGCCGGACCCGAGCTGGGCGCCGTCCGCATCGACTCCGGCGACCTCCTCCTCGTCGCCCACCGGGTGCGCCAGCAGCTCGACGACCTCGGCGCCACCGGCACCCGCATCATCGTCACCTCCGACCTCGACGAGTACGCCATCGCCTCCCTCGCCGCGGCCCCCGTGGACGCCTACGGGGTCGGCACCCAGCTCGTCACCGGCTCCGGACACCCCACGGCCTCGATGGTCTACAAACTCGTCGCCCGCGCCGAGTCCGACGACCCGGCCGCGCCGCTCGTCCCGGTGGCGAAGAAGTCGTCCGGCGGCAAGACCTCCGTCGGCGGACGCAAGTGGGCCGCCCGCCGCCTCGACGCATACGGCGTCGCCGAGGCCGAGGTCGTCGGCACCGGCGACGTCCCCGACGGGCTGGCCGGCCGCGGGCTCCTCGTCGACCTCGTCAGGGACGGCGAGGTCGTCGCCCGCGAGCCCCTCGACGCCGTCCGCGACCGCCATGTCGCCGCCCGCGCCGGCCTGCCCCTGTCCGCCACCCAGCTCTCCCGCGGCGAACCCGTCATCCCCACGGAGTATGTGCACGGCCCGTCGGGTAGCTAG
- a CDS encoding MBL fold metallo-hydrolase has product MKLTVVGCSGSFPSAESACSSYLVEADGFRLLLDMGNGALGELQRHCGLYDLDAIFLSHLHADHCIDMCAYFVARYYRHDGGRCDPIPVYGPEGTEHRLTTAYADTPSASSMSEVFDFHTVKPSTFDIGPFTVHTERVAHPVEAYGIRVEHRGRSLTYSGDTGVSPALLELARDTDLFLCEAAFTHGKENIPDLHLNGREAGETASRAGARKLVLTHIPPWTDPQVNLADARAVFDGTVELAAPRQTYEI; this is encoded by the coding sequence ATGAAGCTCACCGTCGTCGGCTGCTCGGGGTCGTTCCCCTCCGCGGAATCGGCCTGCTCGAGCTACCTCGTCGAGGCCGACGGCTTCCGGCTGCTTCTCGACATGGGCAACGGCGCCCTGGGCGAGCTGCAGCGCCACTGCGGTCTCTACGACCTCGACGCGATCTTCCTGAGCCATCTGCACGCCGACCACTGCATCGACATGTGCGCGTACTTCGTCGCGCGCTACTACCGGCACGACGGCGGACGCTGCGACCCCATCCCGGTCTACGGCCCCGAGGGCACCGAACACCGCCTGACCACCGCCTACGCCGACACCCCCTCGGCCTCCTCCATGAGCGAGGTCTTCGACTTCCACACGGTCAAGCCGTCCACCTTCGACATCGGCCCGTTCACCGTGCACACGGAACGGGTCGCCCACCCGGTGGAGGCGTACGGCATCCGCGTCGAACACCGCGGCAGATCGCTGACGTACTCCGGTGACACCGGCGTCAGCCCCGCACTGCTGGAACTCGCCCGCGACACGGACCTGTTCCTCTGCGAGGCCGCCTTCACGCATGGCAAGGAGAACATCCCCGACCTGCATCTCAATGGCCGTGAGGCCGGCGAGACGGCCAGCCGGGCGGGCGCGCGCAAGCTCGTGCTGACCCACATCCCGCCGTGGACCGACCCCCAGGTCAACCTCGCGGACGCCCGCGCGGTGTTCGACGGCACGGTGGAACTGGCCGCGCCCCGGCAGACGTACGAGATCTGA
- a CDS encoding PLP-dependent cysteine synthase family protein, with the protein MRYDSPLAAVGNTPLVRLPRLSPSADVRIWAKLEDRNPTGSVKDRPALHMVEQAEKDGRLTPGCTILEPTSGNTGISLAMAAKLKGYRIVCVMPENTSQERRDLLAMWGAEIISSPAAGGSNTAVRVAKELSAEHPDWVMLYQYGNPDNAGAHYATTGPEILADLPSITHFVAGLGTTGTLMGVGRFLRENKPDVKIVAAEPRYDDLVYGLRNLDEGFVPELYDASVLTTRFSVGSADAVTRTRELLQQEGIFAGVSTGAALHAAIGVGNKALKAGESADIAFVVADGGWKYLSTGVYTAATTEEAIETVQGQLWA; encoded by the coding sequence ATGCGTTACGACTCCCCGCTGGCCGCGGTGGGCAACACCCCTCTGGTGCGCCTGCCGCGGCTCTCGCCGTCCGCCGACGTCCGCATCTGGGCGAAGCTCGAGGACCGCAACCCCACCGGCTCCGTCAAGGACCGCCCCGCCCTGCACATGGTCGAACAGGCCGAGAAGGACGGCCGGCTCACCCCCGGCTGCACCATCCTCGAGCCCACCAGCGGCAACACCGGCATCTCCCTTGCCATGGCGGCCAAGCTCAAGGGCTACCGCATCGTCTGCGTGATGCCCGAGAACACCTCGCAGGAACGCCGCGACCTGCTCGCCATGTGGGGCGCCGAGATCATCTCCTCCCCGGCCGCCGGCGGCTCCAACACCGCCGTGCGCGTCGCCAAGGAACTCTCCGCCGAGCATCCCGACTGGGTGATGCTCTACCAGTACGGCAACCCCGACAACGCGGGCGCCCACTACGCCACCACCGGCCCCGAGATCCTCGCCGACCTCCCCTCCATCACCCACTTCGTCGCCGGCCTCGGCACGACGGGCACGCTGATGGGCGTCGGCCGGTTCCTCCGCGAGAACAAGCCGGACGTGAAGATCGTCGCCGCCGAGCCGCGCTACGACGACCTCGTCTACGGCCTGCGCAACCTCGACGAGGGCTTCGTGCCCGAGCTGTACGACGCCTCCGTGCTCACCACCCGCTTCTCCGTCGGCTCGGCCGACGCCGTCACCCGCACCCGGGAACTCCTCCAGCAGGAGGGCATCTTCGCCGGCGTCTCCACCGGCGCCGCCCTGCACGCCGCGATCGGCGTCGGGAACAAGGCGCTGAAGGCGGGGGAGAGCGCCGACATCGCGTTCGTCGTGGCGGACGGCGGCTGGAAGTACCTGTCGACCGGCGTCTACACCGCGGCCACCACGGAGGAGGCGATCGAGACCGTCCAGGGCCAGCTCTGGGCGTAG
- the clpS gene encoding ATP-dependent Clp protease adapter ClpS: protein MGLVTSPAPLEIERTESAEEVFAVPEPDVPWVTIVHNDPVNLMSYVTYVFQAYFGYSKDKATKLMLDVHHKGRAVVSSGSREEMERDVQAMHGYGLWATLQQDRK from the coding sequence ATGGGCCTTGTGACGTCACCCGCTCCCCTTGAGATCGAACGCACCGAGTCGGCGGAGGAGGTCTTCGCCGTACCCGAGCCGGACGTCCCCTGGGTCACGATCGTCCACAACGACCCGGTCAACCTCATGAGCTACGTGACGTACGTCTTCCAGGCGTACTTCGGCTACTCGAAGGACAAGGCCACCAAGCTCATGCTCGACGTCCACCACAAGGGCCGGGCGGTCGTCTCCAGCGGTTCGCGCGAGGAGATGGAACGCGACGTGCAGGCCATGCACGGGTACGGCCTGTGGGCCACCCTCCAGCAGGACCGGAAGTAG
- a CDS encoding type II toxin-antitoxin system PemK/MazF family toxin, whose translation MDTSWWLALAAVVLLALVATLVDSWGRGRRPRGSGTRPPGRPKRPATGRPARGRDRTGRPQPAEIWWANVPFEDGPQSWGAGRRGSPRSSGAGDGSGRTAAADGRAKDRPCLVLAVHGDRVTVAKITSKYRDERPGVIPLPPGAVGDAQGRRSFLETDELRQVPVREFRRRVGVVDPLLWDQVRHLTA comes from the coding sequence ATGGACACGTCCTGGTGGCTCGCGCTCGCCGCGGTGGTACTGCTGGCGCTGGTCGCCACGCTCGTGGACAGCTGGGGTCGCGGGCGGCGTCCGCGGGGCAGCGGGACCCGGCCGCCCGGTCGGCCGAAGCGTCCGGCGACGGGACGGCCGGCGCGGGGACGCGATCGCACGGGGCGGCCGCAGCCGGCGGAGATCTGGTGGGCGAACGTGCCGTTCGAGGACGGGCCGCAATCGTGGGGGGCCGGGCGTCGGGGGTCACCGCGCTCCTCCGGCGCCGGGGACGGATCGGGCCGGACGGCGGCGGCGGACGGGCGGGCCAAGGACCGGCCGTGTCTGGTGCTGGCGGTGCACGGCGACCGGGTGACCGTCGCGAAGATCACCAGCAAGTACCGCGACGAGCGGCCCGGGGTGATCCCGCTGCCGCCGGGCGCCGTCGGAGACGCGCAGGGGCGGCGGAGTTTCCTGGAGACGGACGAGTTGCGCCAGGTCCCGGTGCGGGAGTTCCGGCGCCGGGTGGGCGTCGTGGACCCGCTCCTGTGGGACCAGGTCCGCCATCTGACCGCCTGA
- a CDS encoding isochorismatase family protein translates to MRRALIVVDVQNDFCEGGSLAVAGGADVAAAITELIGQAPAGYRHVVATRDHHIAPGGHFADNPDYVHSWPAHCVAGTEGVGFHPNFAPAVASGAVDAVFSKGDYAAAYSGFEGADENGVGLGDWLRDRQIDEVDVVGIATDHCVRATALDAARAGFRTQVLLSLTAGVAEDTTDRALEDMRAAGVHLTGKPVV, encoded by the coding sequence ATGCGCCGCGCCTTGATCGTCGTAGACGTGCAGAACGACTTCTGCGAGGGAGGCAGCCTCGCGGTGGCCGGCGGCGCCGACGTGGCCGCCGCCATCACCGAACTCATCGGCCAGGCCCCCGCCGGGTACCGCCACGTCGTGGCCACCCGCGACCACCACATCGCGCCCGGCGGCCACTTCGCCGACAACCCCGACTACGTCCACTCCTGGCCCGCGCACTGCGTCGCCGGCACCGAGGGCGTCGGCTTCCACCCCAACTTCGCCCCGGCCGTCGCCTCCGGCGCCGTCGACGCCGTCTTCTCCAAGGGCGACTACGCCGCCGCCTACAGCGGATTCGAGGGCGCCGACGAGAACGGCGTGGGCCTCGGCGACTGGCTCCGGGACCGGCAGATCGACGAGGTCGACGTGGTCGGCATCGCCACCGACCACTGCGTCCGGGCCACCGCCCTGGACGCCGCCCGCGCGGGCTTTCGCACCCAGGTCCTGCTGTCCCTCACCGCCGGCGTGGCCGAGGACACCACCGACCGCGCCCTGGAGGACATGCGCGCGGCGGGCGTCCACCTGACCGGAAAGCCCGTCGTCTGA
- a CDS encoding Mov34/MPN/PAD-1 family protein, which translates to MLTITQDLHDRIVAHARKDHPDEACGVVAGPAGTDRPERFVPMLNAAMSPTFYEFDSGDLLKLYREMDDRDEEPVIIYHSHTATEAHPSRTDISYANEPGAHYVLVSTADTDGLGEFQFRSFRIVDGVVTEEDVRVVEAY; encoded by the coding sequence ATGCTGACCATCACCCAGGACCTGCACGACCGGATCGTCGCCCACGCGCGCAAGGACCACCCCGACGAGGCGTGCGGCGTGGTCGCGGGACCGGCGGGCACGGACCGCCCGGAGCGCTTCGTCCCGATGCTGAACGCGGCCATGTCCCCCACGTTCTACGAGTTCGACTCGGGCGACCTGCTCAAGCTGTACCGCGAGATGGACGACCGCGACGAGGAGCCGGTGATCATCTACCACTCCCACACCGCGACCGAGGCCCACCCCTCCCGCACCGACATCTCCTACGCCAACGAGCCCGGCGCGCACTACGTCCTGGTCTCCACCGCCGACACCGACGGCCTCGGCGAGTTCCAGTTCCGCTCGTTCCGCATCGTGGACGGCGTCGTCACGGAGGAGGACGTCCGGGTGGTGGAGGCGTACTGA
- a CDS encoding amino acid permease, whose amino-acid sequence MSSEKVTDTAVTDTPEEGYERGLGSRQVQMIAIGGAIGVGLFLGAGANIAKAGPSLIVMYALAGAIVFFIMRALGELLLYRPVSGSFAEYSREFLGPFFGYFTGWTYWLMWVVTGMAELTAAAIYVNYWFPAVPQWVTALVFLVILFGVNLISVKVFGELEFWFSMVKVTALIGMIVIGLGVLTFGFSSAGDTAAVSNLWAFDGFFPKGVGSSLMTLQGVMFAYLAVELVGVTAGESENPEKTLPKAINTLPWRIALFYVGALTVILCVVKWTEFAPGVSPFVAAFAKIGIPAGAGIVNFVVLTAALSSCNSGMYSTGRMLRNLADSGEAPAVFRKLSASKTPAFGITISVLFMGIGVILNYVVPEKAFGYVTSVATAAGIWTWLMILVSHVRYRRAVVAGRLPASSFPAPGGSAFSWVAIVFLLFVTGLIAYDADSRVCLYVMAGWAVALGVGWAVLKSRNPQVTDRREPEFEKVG is encoded by the coding sequence ATGTCCTCTGAGAAGGTCACTGACACCGCCGTCACTGACACTCCCGAAGAGGGGTACGAACGCGGGCTCGGCAGCCGCCAGGTCCAGATGATCGCGATCGGCGGCGCCATCGGCGTCGGCCTCTTCCTGGGAGCCGGGGCGAACATCGCCAAGGCCGGTCCCAGTCTCATCGTGATGTACGCCCTCGCCGGCGCGATCGTCTTCTTCATCATGCGGGCGCTCGGCGAGCTGCTGCTGTACCGCCCGGTCTCGGGCTCGTTCGCGGAGTACTCCCGCGAGTTCCTCGGCCCGTTCTTCGGCTACTTCACCGGCTGGACGTACTGGCTGATGTGGGTCGTCACCGGCATGGCCGAGCTGACGGCCGCCGCGATCTACGTCAACTACTGGTTCCCGGCCGTCCCCCAGTGGGTCACGGCCCTGGTCTTCCTGGTGATCCTGTTCGGGGTGAACCTGATCTCCGTGAAGGTGTTCGGAGAGCTCGAGTTCTGGTTCTCGATGGTCAAGGTCACCGCGCTGATCGGCATGATCGTCATCGGTCTGGGCGTCCTCACCTTCGGTTTCAGCTCGGCCGGCGACACGGCGGCGGTCTCCAACCTGTGGGCCTTCGACGGCTTCTTCCCCAAGGGCGTCGGCTCGTCCCTGATGACCCTGCAGGGCGTCATGTTCGCCTACCTCGCGGTCGAGCTGGTCGGCGTCACGGCCGGTGAGTCGGAGAACCCGGAGAAGACCCTCCCGAAGGCCATCAACACGCTGCCGTGGCGGATCGCGCTGTTCTACGTCGGCGCGCTCACCGTCATCCTGTGCGTGGTGAAGTGGACCGAGTTCGCACCCGGCGTCTCGCCGTTCGTCGCGGCCTTCGCGAAGATCGGCATCCCGGCGGGCGCGGGCATCGTCAACTTCGTCGTGCTGACGGCCGCGCTGTCCTCGTGCAACTCCGGCATGTACTCGACCGGCCGCATGCTGCGCAACCTGGCCGACAGCGGCGAGGCCCCGGCGGTGTTCCGCAAGCTGTCCGCCTCGAAGACGCCGGCCTTCGGCATCACGATCTCGGTGCTCTTCATGGGCATCGGCGTGATCCTGAACTACGTCGTCCCGGAGAAGGCCTTCGGCTACGTCACCTCCGTCGCCACCGCGGCCGGCATCTGGACCTGGCTGATGATCCTGGTGAGCCACGTCCGGTACCGCCGCGCGGTGGTCGCGGGCCGGCTGCCCGCGTCCAGCTTCCCGGCCCCGGGCGGCTCGGCGTTCAGCTGGGTGGCCATCGTGTTCCTGCTCTTCGTCACCGGCCTGATCGCGTACGACGCCGACTCACGGGTGTGCCTGTACGTGATGGCGGGCTGGGCTGTCGCCCTCGGCGTCGGCTGGGCGGTCCTGAAGAGCCGCAACCCGCAGGTCACCGACCGGCGCGAGCCGGAGTTCGAGAAGGTCGGCTGA
- a CDS encoding DUF2017 domain-containing protein encodes MPGHFEPLPGGGAAVALDDVEISIIRSLAVQLLELIGPGPAEDAPDDPLAELFAEGPSEPPSDPVLRRLFPDAYTDPEAAPGPREADEQKAHSAEFRRYTENDLRAGKRENALTVVRSLDALAAEAADAGGAVLKLTPQESQQWLRALNDLRLAIGSRLEITDEEDTDLLYRLPDEDPRKPMVMAYLWLGGLQETLVTTLMP; translated from the coding sequence ATGCCTGGACACTTCGAACCGCTCCCCGGCGGCGGCGCGGCCGTCGCGCTCGACGACGTCGAGATCTCCATCATCCGGTCGCTGGCCGTGCAGCTCCTGGAGCTGATCGGCCCGGGCCCCGCCGAGGACGCCCCGGACGACCCGCTCGCCGAGCTCTTCGCCGAGGGGCCGAGCGAGCCGCCCTCCGATCCCGTGCTCCGGAGGCTGTTCCCGGACGCCTACACCGACCCGGAGGCCGCCCCGGGGCCCCGGGAGGCGGACGAGCAGAAGGCGCACTCCGCCGAGTTCCGCCGGTACACCGAGAACGACCTGCGGGCCGGCAAGCGGGAGAACGCCCTCACGGTGGTCCGCTCGCTGGACGCGCTGGCCGCCGAGGCGGCCGACGCGGGCGGGGCGGTGCTGAAGCTGACGCCGCAGGAGTCCCAGCAGTGGCTGCGGGCGCTGAACGACCTGCGGCTGGCGATCGGCTCCCGGCTGGAGATCACCGACGAGGAGGACACCGACCTCCTCTACCGGCTGCCGGACGAGGACCCGCGCAAGCCGATGGTGATGGCGTACCTGTGGCTGGGCGGGCTCCAGGAGACCCTGGTGACGACCCTGATGCCGTAG
- a CDS encoding putative leader peptide: MVLNDVSDKTPGTLLVARLHVDLCRLASAIC, translated from the coding sequence ATGGTTCTGAACGACGTGAGCGACAAGACGCCGGGCACACTGCTCGTGGCGCGGCTGCACGTCGACCTGTGCAGGCTCGCCAGCGCCATCTGTTGA
- a CDS encoding MoaD/ThiS family protein yields MAIEVRIPTILRQYTDGQKAVEGSGETLADLFTDLETRHAGIHARIVDDGKLRRFVNVYLNDEDVRFVDGIDTKLTDGDTVTILPAVAGGMA; encoded by the coding sequence ATGGCCATCGAGGTCCGCATCCCCACCATCCTCCGCCAGTACACCGACGGTCAGAAGGCGGTGGAGGGCAGCGGTGAGACCCTCGCCGACCTGTTCACCGACCTCGAGACCCGGCATGCGGGCATCCACGCCCGCATCGTGGACGACGGCAAGCTGCGCCGCTTCGTCAACGTGTACCTGAACGACGAGGACGTCCGCTTCGTCGACGGCATCGACACCAAGCTGACCGACGGCGACACCGTGACGATCCTGCCGGCCGTCGCCGGCGGCATGGCCTGA